The genomic region ATAATCGCTCCACTTCTACTTCTTTTTTTATCGTTTCAACTTGCTTCATATCAATGTGGCCAGTTTGTGTTTGTAAAGCATTAGACGTCCCGCATGCTAAAGCGAGTCTAATCATTGATTCAGGATTAAGCTTTTCGTGAACACCATATGCAATGCCCGCTACTGTTGAATCTCCCGAGCCGACAGGATTCACTATCTCTTTGCGAGGTATTGTTGCTCGGTATACCTCATCTTTCCACTTAATTACAGCGCCATCTCCACCTAATGTTAAAAATACATCTATATTTCTAAAAAATGGATGCGATTTTAACATCTTGACACATTCTTCAATTGAAAGATTCTTTTCATCAATTAAAGTTTCAAATTCAGATTGATTAGGTTTGATACAATGTACAGGCAATTGTTGTTCTAATAGTTCTTTTAGCTCTTTAGCATTCGTGTCAACAATGTTATAACTTTCTGTGTATAGCTCTAAAATGCGCTTCATATGAGCATATTTAGTTGTTTCATCTAAATGCGGAGAGCTACCACTAATGGTCGCAACAGTTATTTCACTGATATGACTCTTCGCCGTTTCAAGATAGGATTCTTGTTCTTGCTTTAAAATCGTTGGGCCTTGCTCCAAAACTTCTGTTTGCGAAACACCATCATTAATTGCAAGACTTTGGCGTGTTTCATCTTGAATGGATGTGAAGGCTGTTTTGATATTTTGACGTTCTAGTGCTTCTTTCATCCACTCACCATGGCTACCTCCGAGATAACCATACGCACAGTAATCGGCACCTAAAATATGCAAGACCTTTGTCACATTAATCCCTTTCCCACCTGGATTTTTGATCATATCCTTTACGCGATTAACGTCTCCTACTTTAATAGGTTCAATACTGTAAGTGATATCAACTGATGGGTTAAACGTATGTGTTGCTATCATATAGACCCACTCCTATTTTGCTGTTTCTACTGGATAAATTGTGACACCTTTAACGACTCGATTAATAAATCCATCTGGACTTGGATTATCCGGGTTCAGACCGAGTGCCACAGATTTTTTCGCAGCTAATAGTTGACCAAACATCAGATAAAGTAATGCTAACTCAAGGTCATTATGCGTTGATGCTTGTGGTAGAGTAACCGTATGCTCATTAGAACTGTCTTGACCATCGAGTACTAATACATGATATTTATCCTTCACTTGCTCCACTTCTGCAATAATATCCGCTTCATATTGTCGAATGTATTCATTATGACTGCGTAACATAATAAAAATCGAATCATCACTTAATCCAGCTTTAGGACCGTGTCTAAATCCTAGCGTCGTCTCACGAGCAATTTCAATTTGTCCTGCAGTTAATTCATTCAATTTCAAGCTCACTTCTTTTGTCAATTCACCGATAAGTCCAGTACCAACATAGAAAACTTTTGAAAATTCAAGTGCACTTGTTTGATCTGCTTGCGACTCAATCCATTCAAAACTATCACGGGCAATATCGAAAAATGACGTATTAAATGTACCACCAAATAAAATGTATGCCGCAAATAACATCGATGAAAAACTTGACGTCATTGCTAAAGATTTGTCATTCGTTTCTTCAGGTAACACAATCTTAAATACGTGATCATTCTCTTCAGAAAGACCTAAAAAGCCCTCTTTGTTGTTTGTAATATATAAGTGATATGCCTTATCAGTTAATTGATTCGCAATTTCAACTGTTGCTTTCGTTTCTGGGCTATTACCTGAACGTGCAAAAGATACGATTAAGTATGCTGTATCATCATTAATATACACTTCTGGATTTGTCACAAAGTGTGTCGTTGGTACAGATTCGAATTCAAATTCTGTTAATGCTTCTGTATTACGTGCCATACGCGCTACATCACCAACATAAGCACTAGATCCTGCACCTGTAAATAATACTTTTAAGCGTTTATCTGGATTTGTTTTAATTATATTTTTTACGAAATCTTCAAACGCTGAATATTTAGATTGAACAATCTCATATGTTCTTTTCCACATCTCTGGTTGTTGTTTTATCTCTTTATAAGTGTGTGTTTCTTTCAACACGATAATAACCTCCTCATATGATTACATTAACTTCACTGTATATTTATATTTATGACCGCTTGCAATACTTTGTGTGTACTCAACAATCACATCATCACAGTAACTGAAGCGCTCAATATACATACAACTCTCATCGACTTCACCATTTAAGAGCTTTGCACTATCTCGTGTCAGCTTGCTTGCCACTAAGTTCTCATAAGCATCTGTAATTTGAATATTGTAGTATTGATCCAACGTTTCGTACAAAGATACCTTATTAAAATCAAAGCGATCAATACCTTCACAATATCGCATTGGTAAGTAACTCACTTCATAAATCAATGGTTTGCTGTTCGATAGCCTTAAACGTTTAAGCTCATACACATATTGAAATGGTTTTAAATTCATTTTTTCTTGCAAAAATGGCGTGGATGATTTCAACTCGATACTAATCATTCGTGTACTCGCTTGATCACCATTTTTCTCAATCTCATCTTTAAAACTATATAGCTTATCAAGAAATTGAGTGTATTGACTTCCAAGAACAAAGGAGCCTTTCCCATGCTCTCTTTTGATAAGGTGATCCTTTTCAAGACGATATAGCGCTTCTCTTACAGTAATACGACTGACATTGAATGTTTCACAAAGCTTCCGTTCTGAAGGAAGTTTATCACCTTCCTGATAGTGTCCAGACTTAATATCATTGTGAAGGGACTCATAAATTTGAAAATACAGAGGCGTGTTTTCTATACTCATTTCTATTCACTCCCTGCTGGTTATAACCACTTACAGTATACATTCATCCTTTTGTTTTGTAAAGGCTTTCAGTGCATAATATTTTGTAGCCTTCAATATACTTATATTTATGCATCATCATATTACGCTTGATTTAAGTCACTTTGTAATGATTTTTCTATAATAGTCAATTCTTAAAACTTACAAAATGTTTAATTTAAAAAAATTTTTTCTCTGGTTAAGTGGATATAACCACTTAAAGATTTTTCATTAAATACTTATTTCAATTTATTCATTTTTACAGTTATTTCTTTATTTTTGTCTCATTTCTTATTGATTCAACTGGTATTATTTTTTTCGATTTTTTGAAGCTAAAAAGCTGTCATTACAACGATGTAAGGGTTTACAAAAAAATCCTTTAATTATATATTGTATTCGACTAACAAAAAGGAGTGTTAATTGATGATTCAGTTTAGAAAACAAAATTATAGTATTCGCAAGTATGCAATCGGGACCTCTTCTGTGCTATTAGGCTTTACTATTTTCCTATCTCATGCATCAACAGCACTTGCAGATGAGAATACTACACCTACAGCACCTAATAATGCAGTATCTACAGAGTCAAGCGAACCTCAATCAGACACAGATCAAGAGGCACCTGAGCCTAAAAATACAAATTTACAGCCTGAGTTAAATGATACAAATCATGCACCTCAAGGTTCTGAAACGCGTGAAGAAGCGCACGTTCAAGACAACACTAGTGATGTTCAACCTCCGTCAACTGAGAATCAAGCTATTGAACCATCATCGCAACCTGCGAATGACAACGAGCTAACATCACCTCAAAATCTTGAAAAAACGACAGATGCGACAGATGACCAAACAACCAATCAAGATGAGACTATATCAACCACTAAAGACACCACTCGTTCATCCGACACTAGCGAAATTAATCAAAACACACCGAATACAGACGAAACGATTGCAAATCAATCAAATCTAAATGATAAACCTGTCACTAGCGAAGCAATCCCTAAAACATTAGAAAATCAAAACAGCACATCACAACCCGATAATTCAACGTTAAATGCACCAGAATTGGATTCGAATCATGATAGACCGACTGAACCTGAATCAACTCCTCCAGCAAACTCAACAAACGGTCAGTTCTATAACGCAACAAATACACGTCAAGCCCAAGATGCACCTACAACTGAGCGTGCATTATCTGATAAAGCATCAACTGAACAAGCTCAACCTACCTATGACACATTATCATCAGATAAAATGGATGTCACAATTGATAAATTGTTTCCTGCTGTCAAAAAATATACTTTAAAAAATGGAAAAACCGTTGAAGGTCAAGTAGTAGATGATCGCTCAATTATACTGAATAGTGTACAAGTTACACCAAAAGTCTCTTACCAAAAGCTTAATCAAAATACCGCACAATATATCATGGATGTCCAAGATACAGAACACAATATTGATGCCACATTGACTTTTGAATTATCTGTTATCGA from Staphylococcus felis harbors:
- a CDS encoding 1-phosphofructokinase family hexose kinase; this translates as MIATHTFNPSVDITYSIEPIKVGDVNRVKDMIKNPGGKGINVTKVLHILGADYCAYGYLGGSHGEWMKEALERQNIKTAFTSIQDETRQSLAINDGVSQTEVLEQGPTILKQEQESYLETAKSHISEITVATISGSSPHLDETTKYAHMKRILELYTESYNIVDTNAKELKELLEQQLPVHCIKPNQSEFETLIDEKNLSIEECVKMLKSHPFFRNIDVFLTLGGDGAVIKWKDEVYRATIPRKEIVNPVGSGDSTVAGIAYGVHEKLNPESMIRLALACGTSNALQTQTGHIDMKQVETIKKEVEVERL
- a CDS encoding SIS domain-containing protein, which translates into the protein MLKETHTYKEIKQQPEMWKRTYEIVQSKYSAFEDFVKNIIKTNPDKRLKVLFTGAGSSAYVGDVARMARNTEALTEFEFESVPTTHFVTNPEVYINDDTAYLIVSFARSGNSPETKATVEIANQLTDKAYHLYITNNKEGFLGLSEENDHVFKIVLPEETNDKSLAMTSSFSSMLFAAYILFGGTFNTSFFDIARDSFEWIESQADQTSALEFSKVFYVGTGLIGELTKEVSLKLNELTAGQIEIARETTLGFRHGPKAGLSDDSIFIMLRSHNEYIRQYEADIIAEVEQVKDKYHVLVLDGQDSSNEHTVTLPQASTHNDLELALLYLMFGQLLAAKKSVALGLNPDNPSPDGFINRVVKGVTIYPVETAK
- a CDS encoding GntR family transcriptional regulator, whose translation is MSIENTPLYFQIYESLHNDIKSGHYQEGDKLPSERKLCETFNVSRITVREALYRLEKDHLIKREHGKGSFVLGSQYTQFLDKLYSFKDEIEKNGDQASTRMISIELKSSTPFLQEKMNLKPFQYVYELKRLRLSNSKPLIYEVSYLPMRYCEGIDRFDFNKVSLYETLDQYYNIQITDAYENLVASKLTRDSAKLLNGEVDESCMYIERFSYCDDVIVEYTQSIASGHKYKYTVKLM